The Halorubrum salinarum genome segment CTCCCGTAGAACACCTGGGAGGCGAACGGGGCGAGCCCGAGCGCGATGAGCCACACCGCGAGCCCGGCGATGATCTGGTCCGCCCGGAAGCCGATCGTCACGACGGCGAACAGCGCCGCAAGCAGCGTGCTCGCGGCGACGCCGCCCGCGTAGCCGACCCAGACACCGCCGGTGATGTCGGCGACGTAGATGGCGCTGAACGCCGAGATGATCAACAGCCCCTCCAGTCCGATGTTGATCACGCCGGACTTCTCGGCGAAGATCCCGCCGAGGGCCGCGAACGCGATCGGGACCGAGAGGCGCAGCGCGGACGCGAGCGTGAACCGGCTCGTGAGCGCGTCCGCGAGCGTCCCGGCGATCGAGTCCGGGAAGGCCAGCCCGGCGAGCAGCAGCGCGACGATCCCGACGACTGTGACGGCGGCGACGAGCGCCCGGGTCGAGTACCGCTCCAGGATCGATCCCGAATCGGCGACCGGACCGCTCGCCGACCCGTCCGCGGCCGCGTCACTCATCGGCCTCACCCCCGTCGACCGGCACGCCGCCGTCGGTCGCGGCCGACTCCGGCCCCCGGCCGATCCCCGGGAGCCCCCGGGCGAGCAGCCGGAAGAACTCCGGCATCGCCACGAACAGGATGATAAGTCCCCGGAGGACGCCGACCAGCTGCGGCGGCACGTCCGTCGCGAACTGGACGACCGTCGTCCCGCTCTTCAGCACGCCGAACAGCAGCGCGGCGATCCCGACGCCCAGCGGGTTGTTGCCTGCGAGGATCGAGACGGTGATCCCGTCGAAGCCGTACGAGGGGATCCCGGTCTGGAACGTGCCGAGCACCATCATCACGTACATCGCGCCGGCGATGCCGCCGAGCGCGCCCGAGAGCGTGAGGCTCGCGACGACGGTGCGCTCGGCGTCGACCCCGCCGTACTCGGCCGCCTCCGGCTGGACGCCGCTCGTCCGTACGTCGTACCCGAACGCCGTGTGTTCGAGGAGGTAGTACAGCGCGCCGAGCGCGAGGAGCCCGAACGCGAGCGCGACCAGCGAGAAGTCCTGTCGCGCGCCGAACAGCACCGCCGGGAACTGCGCGAACTCGGGGAGGGGGACCGTCTGGTTGGCGGCGCTCTCGGGATCCTTGAACACGCCGCTGACCAGGTACAGCGCGACGCCGGTCGCGATGAAGTTGAGCATGATCGTCGTGATCACCTCGTTGGCGTCGGCGTACGCCTTCAACAGGCCGGGGATCGCGCCGTAGAGCCCGCCGAACACCGCTCCCACCAGCAGGCCGAACGGGATCAACACGACGGTCCCGACGACGCCAGACACGAGCGACGACGCCCAGAGGACGCCGAGCGCGGTCGCCAGCGCCCCGACGACGAGCTGGCCCTGCGTCCCGATGTTGAAGATCCCGGCGCGGAACGCCAAGGCGACCGAGAGGCCGGTGAAGATCAGGAGCGTCGTCTCGCGGAGCGTGACCGCGAACTGTCCGTTCGGCGACCACCCGCCGCTGAAGGGGTCGCCCAGCGCGCCGAGGAAGAGGCGGTCGAACACCGCTATCGGGTCGTAACAGAACCCGGTCCCGAAGTAGTACACCGCCTCGCCGGCGGTACACGTCGTCATGCGTCCGGCGACGAGCACCAGCACCGCGCCGATGAGCACGGAGAGCACGAGCGCGGCGGTGCTGATCAGGATCCGTTCGGTCCCGGACGCCGTGGCGAGCCGGGAGAGCACGTCGCGGGCGCGGTCGGCGACGCTCACGCCCGGTCACCTGCCGGATCGACCGCGTCGGCCGCCGCCTCGTCGTCCGCCGCGTCCGCCCCGTCGGGCGGCGACGAGGGGTCCGGGTCGCCGTCGGCGCGCTCGCCCGGTCGCTCGCCGGCCATCAGGAGCCCGAGCTCCTCTTCCGTCGTCTCGTCGGGGTCGACCACGTCGATGAACTCCCCCTCGTAGATGACCGCCAGCCGGTCGGAGAGCCCCTGGACCTCCTCCAGCTTCGAGGAGACGAGGAGGACCGCCACGCCTTGGCGGCGGAGCTCCAGCAGCCGCTCGTGGATGAACTCGATCGAGCCGATGTCGACGCCGCGCGTCGGGTGCGAGGCGACCACCAGCTCCGGGTCGCGCTCGAACTCACGGCCGACGATGAACTTCTGCTGGTTGCCGCCCGAGAGCGACTCCGCGTCCGCGTCGGCGTCCGGCGGGCGGACGTCGTACTCGTCGATAATCGCCTCCGCGTGGTCGCGCGTCGTCTGCCAGTCGACCCGGCCGTTGGCGGCGAAGTCGGGGTCGTGCTGGCTCCCCAACAGCCCGTTCTCGACGAGGTCGAACTCCATCACCAGCCCGCGCTCCTGCCGGTCCTCGGGGACGTACGCCATCCCGGCGTCGATCCGGTCGCGCCGCGAGACGGTCGTCACGTCCTCGCCCAGGAAGCGGATCTCGCCCGCGTCGACCGACTGGAGCCCGGTCACCGCTTCGACCAGCTCCGTCTGTCCGTTGCCGTCCACGCCCGCGATGCCGAACACCTCGCCGCCGCGAACGTCGAAGGAGACGCCGTCGACCGCTCTGACCCCGCGGTCGTCCTCGACGACCACGTCCGAGACCGACGCGACGACGTCCCCGGTCTCCGCGGCGCCGCGGTCGACGTCCATGAGCACCTCGCGGCCGACCATCAGCTCCGCGAGCTCCTCTTGGCTGGTCGCGTCCGCGGCGACGGTCCCGACCTTCCGGCCGTCCCGGAGGACCGAGATCTCGTCGGCCGCGCGCATCGCCTCGCCGAGCTTGTGGGTGATGAAGATGATCGTCTTGCCCTGCGCCGTGAGCTCCTCTAACACCTCGAACAGCTCGTCGACCTCCTGCGGCGTCAGCACGGCGGTGGGCTCGTCGAGTATTAGCGTCTCGGCGCCCCGGTACAGCGCCTTCAGGATCTCGACGCGCTGTTGCTCCCCGACCGAGACGTCTTCGATCCGCGCGTCCGGGTCCACGTCGAAGCCGTACCGGTCGGCGAGGTCGGCCACGGCCTCTCGGGCCGCCTCTCGGTCGACGGCGAGTCCGCCCCACTTCCGCGGCTCGCTCCCGAGCGTGATGTTCTCGGTGACGGTCATCGGGTCGACGAGCATGAAGTGCTGATGGATCATTCCGATCCCGGCGTCGATCGCGTCCCGCGGCGAGCCGAACGCCTGCGGTTCGCCGTCGAGCCGAACCGTTCCCGACGTCGGCTCGTAGAGGCCGTAAAGGACGTTCATCAGCGTCGTCTTCCCGGCCCCGTTCTCACCGAGAAGGGCGTGGACGGTGCCGCGTTCGACCTCGAGGTCGACGTCGTCGTTCGCGACGACGCCGGGGAACCGCTTGGTTATCCCGTCGAGGTGGACGGCTGTGGCCATTGGTCTACTACCCTCTGGTTCAACCGTGATTGAATATGTTTGGATATGATTCGGTGCCCGCGGCGCGCCGATCGGTCGGAGCGCCGACAACATCCGGTGCGGCGGCGCGCGGGCGACGCCCGTCGAGGGGCCTTACAGCTCCGAGGGGACGTCGATGTCGCCGGCGATGATGTTCTCGCGGGCGGTCGCGACCTCCTCGGTGACGTCGTCGGGGATCTCGGAGCCGAGCTGGTCGCCGTAGACGAGCGCGACGCCGTCGTTGCCGAGCCCGAGGGCGACGTTCGAGCCGCCGGGGAACTCCTCGTCGACGGTCGCCTC includes the following:
- a CDS encoding ABC transporter permease, with the translated sequence MSVADRARDVLSRLATASGTERILISTAALVLSVLIGAVLVLVAGRMTTCTAGEAVYYFGTGFCYDPIAVFDRLFLGALGDPFSGGWSPNGQFAVTLRETTLLIFTGLSVALAFRAGIFNIGTQGQLVVGALATALGVLWASSLVSGVVGTVVLIPFGLLVGAVFGGLYGAIPGLLKAYADANEVITTIMLNFIATGVALYLVSGVFKDPESAANQTVPLPEFAQFPAVLFGARQDFSLVALAFGLLALGALYYLLEHTAFGYDVRTSGVQPEAAEYGGVDAERTVVASLTLSGALGGIAGAMYVMMVLGTFQTGIPSYGFDGITVSILAGNNPLGVGIAALLFGVLKSGTTVVQFATDVPPQLVGVLRGLIILFVAMPEFFRLLARGLPGIGRGPESAATDGGVPVDGGEADE
- a CDS encoding ABC transporter ATP-binding protein, producing MATAVHLDGITKRFPGVVANDDVDLEVERGTVHALLGENGAGKTTLMNVLYGLYEPTSGTVRLDGEPQAFGSPRDAIDAGIGMIHQHFMLVDPMTVTENITLGSEPRKWGGLAVDREAAREAVADLADRYGFDVDPDARIEDVSVGEQQRVEILKALYRGAETLILDEPTAVLTPQEVDELFEVLEELTAQGKTIIFITHKLGEAMRAADEISVLRDGRKVGTVAADATSQEELAELMVGREVLMDVDRGAAETGDVVASVSDVVVEDDRGVRAVDGVSFDVRGGEVFGIAGVDGNGQTELVEAVTGLQSVDAGEIRFLGEDVTTVSRRDRIDAGMAYVPEDRQERGLVMEFDLVENGLLGSQHDPDFAANGRVDWQTTRDHAEAIIDEYDVRPPDADADAESLSGGNQQKFIVGREFERDPELVVASHPTRGVDIGSIEFIHERLLELRRQGVAVLLVSSKLEEVQGLSDRLAVIYEGEFIDVVDPDETTEEELGLLMAGERPGERADGDPDPSSPPDGADAADDEAAADAVDPAGDRA